One genomic window of Deinococcus multiflagellatus includes the following:
- the ppgK gene encoding polyphosphate--glucose phosphotransferase has protein sequence MTVILGIDIGGSGIKGAPVDTATGQLVAERRRIPTPEGAAPDDVKAVVAELVAHFGLPGPVGVTFPGIVQRGHTLSAANVHKDWIGLNADALFTEATGHDVFLINDADAAGLAEARFGAGVDQSGTVLVLTFGTGIGSALIHDGVLVPNTELGHLWLRDKHAETWASDRARERDDLNWKQWSKRACTYLQHLELLFSPELFIIGGGISKKAEKWQPHLKLERSRVVPAQLLNEAGIVGAAMMAAGHLAPAKPSRSAKKV, from the coding sequence ATGACCGTGATTCTGGGCATCGACATTGGTGGCAGTGGCATCAAAGGCGCGCCCGTGGATACGGCCACGGGGCAGTTGGTGGCCGAGCGCCGCCGCATTCCCACCCCCGAAGGCGCCGCGCCAGACGACGTCAAAGCCGTGGTGGCCGAACTGGTGGCCCACTTTGGCCTGCCGGGGCCCGTGGGCGTGACCTTCCCCGGCATCGTGCAGCGCGGCCATACCCTGTCGGCGGCCAACGTGCACAAAGACTGGATTGGCCTGAACGCCGACGCCCTGTTCACCGAGGCCACCGGCCACGACGTCTTTCTGATCAACGACGCCGACGCCGCCGGGCTGGCCGAGGCGCGCTTCGGGGCCGGGGTGGACCAGAGCGGCACCGTGCTGGTGCTGACCTTTGGCACCGGCATTGGCAGCGCCCTGATCCATGACGGCGTGCTGGTGCCCAACACCGAACTGGGCCACCTGTGGCTGCGCGACAAGCACGCCGAGACCTGGGCGTCGGACCGCGCCCGCGAGCGCGACGACCTGAACTGGAAGCAGTGGAGCAAGCGCGCCTGCACCTACCTGCAGCACCTGGAACTGCTGTTCAGCCCTGAACTGTTCATTATTGGCGGCGGCATTAGCAAAAAGGCCGAGAAATGGCAGCCGCACCTGAAGCTGGAACGCAGCCGGGTGGTGCCCGCGCAACTGCTGAACGAGGCCGGCATCGTGGGGGCCGCCATGATGGCCGCCGGGCACCTGGCCCCGGCCAAGCCCAGCCGCAGTGCCAAAAAAGTTTAG
- a CDS encoding TetR/AcrR family transcriptional regulator gives MDSTSLRERQKERRRARIYSVAIDLFKRGGFQTTTATDIARASNVSRGTFFNYYPYKEAVLLDYGSEVMNRLRDHAEARLHEGTPPLTVLYEVWDRLAEENTRERDLFPPLAYEVMNPNPERARTAYQALPLSKVIELILRPMHHAGQMRTDLSLQRISNLIADTYLMVALRWSAYGTERPLREEMRLALGLLLEGAIKREGRS, from the coding sequence ATGGATTCCACCTCGCTGCGCGAACGCCAGAAGGAGCGCCGCCGCGCCCGCATCTATTCGGTTGCCATTGACCTGTTCAAACGCGGCGGGTTCCAGACCACCACCGCAACCGATATTGCGCGCGCCAGCAACGTTTCGCGCGGCACCTTCTTCAACTATTACCCCTACAAGGAAGCGGTGCTGCTGGACTACGGCAGCGAGGTGATGAACCGCCTGCGCGACCACGCCGAGGCCCGGCTGCACGAGGGCACCCCGCCCCTGACGGTGCTGTACGAGGTCTGGGACCGGCTGGCCGAGGAAAACACCCGCGAGCGCGACCTGTTTCCGCCGCTGGCCTACGAGGTCATGAACCCCAACCCCGAGCGCGCCCGCACCGCGTACCAGGCGCTGCCGCTGAGCAAGGTCATTGAGCTGATTCTGCGGCCCATGCACCACGCCGGGCAGATGCGCACCGACCTCAGCCTGCAGCGCATCAGCAACCTGATCGCCGATACCTACCTGATGGTGGCGCTGCGCTGGAGCGCCTACGGCACCGAGCGCCCGCTGCGCGAAGAAATGCGCCTGGCCCTGGGGCTGCTGCTGGAAGGCGCGATCAAGCGCGAGGGGCGGAGCTGA
- a CDS encoding ATP cone domain-containing protein, producing the protein MTQPELRIGTARHAFPFSRGLLVESLVNAGAEGAQAAAAARRIEQQLRLARRTVVSPAELQALMVEVARDVLGPEVAQAAEAQTPAFADILVTAKKGELPFSRGVLARTLEDTGLSSKDAYATASVVDVRLRQRGVRRLSAEEIDNLIEDALAQRYGEHLRLTYRYLRHNRGKLGVIGEGSTVPSPFSKGILVQSMLAAGVTPDVARKVARVTQRDLRGREDRVVTRQAIQAKVEALLRDEVGPDVSARYRLLRVIRRPPRPVIVLLGGVSGTGKSFLAAEIAYRLGIARVVSTDSIREVMRAMVSPALVPTLHASTFNAWEALLPPGAQRPERPTREALLAGFRDQVGQVSVGLSAVVERSVQEGSSLVLEGVHLVPGYLRAEAFQGALMVPMLVTLPDPAEHRRHFESRDTETAASRPLHRYMAYFDEIRAMQDELEALARAQGVPLLDGLTLDESAEQAVDVVLRQVMVALTPAERQNLLGEEFSDTSLDPRG; encoded by the coding sequence GTGACCCAGCCCGAACTGCGGATTGGCACCGCGCGCCACGCCTTTCCGTTCAGCCGGGGCCTGCTGGTGGAGTCGCTGGTGAACGCCGGGGCCGAGGGCGCCCAGGCTGCCGCCGCGGCCCGGCGCATTGAGCAGCAGCTGCGCCTGGCGCGGCGCACGGTGGTCAGCCCGGCCGAGTTGCAGGCCCTGATGGTGGAGGTGGCCCGCGACGTGCTGGGCCCGGAGGTGGCCCAGGCCGCCGAGGCGCAGACCCCCGCCTTTGCCGACATTCTGGTGACCGCCAAGAAGGGCGAGCTGCCCTTTAGCCGGGGCGTGCTGGCGCGCACGCTGGAAGACACCGGGCTGTCCAGCAAGGACGCCTACGCCACCGCCAGCGTGGTGGACGTGCGGCTGCGCCAGCGGGGCGTGCGCCGCCTGAGCGCCGAGGAAATTGACAACCTGATTGAAGACGCCCTGGCCCAGCGCTACGGCGAACACCTGCGCCTGACCTACCGCTACCTGCGCCACAACCGGGGCAAACTGGGCGTGATTGGCGAGGGCAGCACTGTGCCCAGCCCCTTTTCCAAGGGCATTCTGGTGCAGTCCATGCTGGCGGCGGGCGTGACCCCCGACGTGGCGCGCAAGGTGGCGCGCGTGACCCAGCGCGACCTGCGCGGACGCGAGGACCGGGTGGTGACCCGGCAGGCCATTCAGGCCAAGGTGGAAGCCCTGCTGCGCGACGAGGTGGGCCCGGATGTGAGCGCCCGCTACCGCCTGCTGCGGGTGATTCGCCGCCCGCCCCGCCCGGTGATCGTGCTGCTGGGCGGCGTGTCCGGCACCGGCAAGAGCTTCCTGGCCGCCGAGATTGCCTACCGCCTGGGGATTGCGCGCGTGGTGAGCACCGATTCCATTCGCGAGGTGATGCGGGCGATGGTTTCCCCCGCCCTGGTGCCCACCCTGCACGCCAGCACCTTCAATGCCTGGGAAGCCCTGCTGCCCCCCGGCGCCCAGCGCCCCGAGCGCCCCACCCGCGAGGCGCTGCTGGCCGGCTTCCGCGATCAGGTGGGGCAGGTCAGCGTGGGCCTGAGCGCCGTGGTGGAACGCAGCGTGCAGGAGGGCAGCAGCTTGGTGCTGGAGGGCGTGCATCTGGTTCCCGGCTACCTGCGCGCCGAGGCGTTTCAGGGTGCGCTGATGGTGCCCATGCTGGTCACCCTGCCCGACCCGGCCGAGCACCGCCGCCACTTTGAAAGCCGCGACACCGAAACCGCCGCCAGCCGCCCCCTGCACCGCTACATGGCCTATTTCGACGAAATTCGCGCCATGCAAGATGAACTCGAAGCCCTGGCCCGCGCGCAGGGCGTACCGCTGCTGGACGGCCTGACCCTGGACGAGAGCGCCGAGCAGGCCGTGGACGTGGTGCTGCGGCAGGTGATGGTGGCCCTGACACCCGCAGAGCGCCAGAACCTCCTGGGTGAGGAGTTCAGCGACACCAGCCTGGACCCACGCGGCTAA
- a CDS encoding organic hydroperoxide resistance protein, whose amino-acid sequence MSNLFTAQAVATGGRAGTVASEDGRLNLNLSVPAAIGGDDGPGTNPEQLFAAGYAACFLGALGVAARRQKLDLDPASTVSAQVGLRREGLSFALDVELEGHFPGLSPEQAQALMHAAHEVCPYSVATKGNVDVRLTVR is encoded by the coding sequence ATGAGTAACCTCTTTACCGCCCAGGCTGTCGCCACCGGGGGCCGCGCCGGCACCGTTGCCAGCGAAGATGGCCGCCTGAACCTGAACCTGAGCGTCCCCGCAGCCATCGGCGGCGACGACGGCCCCGGCACCAACCCCGAGCAGCTGTTCGCTGCGGGCTACGCCGCCTGCTTTCTGGGCGCCCTGGGGGTGGCCGCCCGGCGCCAGAAACTGGACCTGGACCCCGCCAGCACCGTCAGCGCCCAGGTGGGCCTGCGCCGCGAGGGCCTGAGTTTTGCGCTGGACGTGGAACTCGAAGGCCACTTTCCCGGCCTCAGCCCCGAGCAGGCCCAGGCCCTGATGCACGCCGCCCACGAGGTCTGCCCCTACAGCGTGGCGACCAAAGGGAACGTAGACGTGCGCCTGACCGTGCGCTGA
- the pdxH gene encoding pyridoxamine 5'-phosphate oxidase → MTDLTGLRLSYTRAELRRAALHANPLHQFQAWLQEALEAGLREPYALSLATADASGRPSVRTVLLRGAGEEGLTFYTNFESHKGRDLGANPQAELLFHWAEHERQVRAFGPVTRVPDDEADAYFHARPRESQLAAHASAPQSAPIASREALEATFADLHARYPGKTPVPRPAFWGGFRVQVQEWEFWQGRANRLHDRFRYIRAGGEWQITRLMP, encoded by the coding sequence ATGACCGACCTGACCGGGCTGCGGCTGTCCTACACCCGCGCCGAACTGCGCCGCGCGGCCCTGCACGCCAACCCCCTGCACCAGTTCCAGGCGTGGCTGCAAGAAGCCCTGGAGGCCGGGTTGCGCGAGCCCTACGCCCTGAGCCTCGCCACCGCCGACGCCAGCGGGCGCCCCAGTGTGCGCACCGTGCTGCTGCGCGGCGCCGGGGAAGAGGGCCTGACCTTCTACACCAATTTCGAGTCGCACAAAGGCCGCGACCTGGGGGCCAACCCGCAGGCCGAACTGCTCTTTCACTGGGCCGAGCACGAGCGGCAGGTGCGCGCCTTTGGCCCCGTTACCCGCGTGCCAGACGACGAAGCCGACGCCTACTTTCACGCCCGCCCGCGCGAGAGCCAGCTGGCCGCCCACGCCAGCGCCCCGCAAAGCGCGCCCATTGCCAGCCGCGAGGCGCTGGAGGCCACCTTTGCCGACCTGCACGCCCGCTATCCCGGCAAGACCCCGGTGCCCCGCCCGGCCTTCTGGGGCGGCTTCCGGGTCCAGGTGCAGGAATGGGAGTTCTGGCAGGGCCGCGCCAACCGCCTGCACGACCGCTTCCGGTATATCCGGGCAGGCGGGGAGTGGCAGATCACCCGCCTGATGCCCTGA
- a CDS encoding DNA-formamidopyrimidine glycosylase, giving the protein MPELPEVETTRRKIEPLLSGRTILEVVHDAPHRYRDTHRAAGRLVKGLSRRGKYLLLHLAEQSAAQDEAHDLELLVHLGMTGGFRLEQGQHTRVTLRTDGGELYFDDPRRFGKMAVVPAGQYAGHPTLLAMGPEPLSDDFREEAFARLAATCGPVKPWLLSQKPVSGVGNIYADESLWAAQLHPAQTRLTREEAGRLYHAVREVMGHAVAAGGSSLGDGVGNYRQHDGQSGGYQTQHHAYGRAGQPCDRCGAPIEKTVLGGRGTHFCPVCQPLHPRARQETP; this is encoded by the coding sequence ATGCCGGAACTGCCGGAAGTGGAAACCACCCGCCGCAAGATCGAGCCGCTGCTCTCGGGCCGCACGATTCTGGAGGTCGTGCACGACGCTCCGCACCGCTACCGCGACACCCACCGGGCCGCCGGGCGCCTTGTTAAGGGCCTCAGCCGCCGGGGCAAGTACCTGCTGCTGCACCTCGCCGAGCAGAGTGCGGCCCAGGACGAGGCCCACGACCTTGAACTGCTGGTGCACCTGGGCATGACCGGGGGCTTTCGCCTGGAGCAGGGCCAGCACACCCGCGTGACCCTGCGCACCGACGGCGGCGAGCTGTATTTCGACGACCCGCGCCGCTTCGGCAAGATGGCGGTGGTGCCGGCCGGGCAGTACGCCGGGCATCCCACCCTGCTGGCGATGGGCCCCGAACCGCTCTCCGACGATTTCCGCGAAGAGGCCTTTGCCCGGCTGGCGGCGACGTGTGGTCCGGTGAAGCCGTGGCTACTGTCGCAGAAACCCGTGAGCGGCGTGGGCAACATCTACGCCGACGAGAGCCTGTGGGCCGCGCAGCTGCACCCCGCCCAGACCCGCCTGACCCGCGAGGAAGCTGGGCGCCTGTACCACGCCGTGCGCGAGGTGATGGGCCATGCGGTGGCGGCGGGCGGCAGCAGCCTGGGCGACGGGGTGGGCAATTACCGCCAGCACGACGGCCAGAGTGGCGGCTACCAGACCCAGCACCACGCTTATGGCCGGGCCGGGCAGCCGTGCGACCGCTGCGGCGCGCCCATCGAAAAGACTGTGCTGGGCGGACGCGGCACCCATTTTTGCCCCGTGTGCCAGCCGCTGCACCCCCGCGCCCGTCAGGAGACCCCATGA
- a CDS encoding pyroglutamyl-peptidase I — protein sequence MPTALLTGFEPFHTHPDNPSANAARALHGLQVGDWQIESALLPVEPHAAAQQLTDLMDRTQPGAVLLTGLAAGRPQVTLERVAVNVMDFAIPDNAGQTYRDQPAGPAGAPAAYLSTWPLRATLAAWRAAGLPGHISNTAGLYVCNFVLYRALHHLAQGGRAGVPCAFMHVPANSAVALAWPEDRPPLPYLPDAEITRAVRVALESLKENS from the coding sequence ATGCCCACCGCGCTGCTGACCGGCTTCGAGCCCTTTCATACCCACCCAGACAACCCCAGCGCGAACGCGGCGCGGGCGCTGCACGGCCTGCAGGTGGGCGACTGGCAGATTGAATCGGCCCTGCTGCCCGTAGAGCCGCACGCCGCAGCCCAGCAACTGACAGACCTGATGGACCGCACGCAGCCCGGCGCGGTGCTGCTGACCGGGCTGGCGGCCGGGCGGCCCCAGGTGACGCTGGAACGGGTGGCGGTGAATGTCATGGATTTCGCCATTCCCGACAACGCCGGGCAGACCTACCGCGACCAGCCCGCCGGCCCCGCTGGCGCGCCTGCGGCCTACCTGAGCACCTGGCCGCTGCGCGCCACCCTGGCGGCGTGGCGGGCGGCGGGCCTGCCGGGGCACATCAGCAACACGGCGGGGCTGTACGTGTGCAATTTCGTGCTGTACCGCGCGCTGCACCATCTGGCGCAGGGTGGGCGCGCCGGGGTGCCCTGCGCCTTTATGCATGTGCCCGCCAACTCGGCCGTGGCCCTGGCGTGGCCTGAAGACCGCCCCCCGCTCCCCTACCTGCCCGACGCCGAGATCACGCGGGCGGTGCGGGTGGCCCTGGAGAGCCTGAAGGAAAACAGCTGA
- a CDS encoding transglutaminaseTgpA domain-containing protein, which produces MKGPVVAAPPLTLRPTGFGVAFLLLILLTLVGCVNYGLSLGYGLTFLLGGVWVMTATQALRAARGAVVTLRPPPGAIAGGEALVQVALSGGGDGALGLTLRGGPRPVTGTWPLVGGPLEATLALPVTHRGPLTLTATPQVYDRLGLWRVPLPAPESLTLLVHPAPEVGAPPAPARTLPGAGEGAGRTRGDEDFAGLRPYAPGDSPRQVSWRHVARTGALLTRETDAPQGRARLLDWADTAGPPEARLSRLSAWVTELGRAGVPFALHLPGAQLPVGQGEAHALAAQRTLALHAPLPSQETARAAPTPEAPNPAALRGTLLALAVTLAPTALRAPVWLSAVVAALLVHALWRTHAGPAAPRPPLPTWLLGLLAVAGGAALNAVYGTLLGRDAGTAFLALLLALKVAESRNRRDGQLLVLLGLFTTSTHYFFSQGPLTAAHTVLASALLLAAAPAWRAPGAAPGRFGLDRPALGRAVTLLGLAAPLALALFVLFPRPAAPLWQLPVQGQAISGLSSEIRAGEFSNLAQSDAVAFRAEFQGEVPAQNSLYWRGPVYEAYDGQTWRQVRGSRVSPSVEATGQGQRYTLTLEPSGTPWLLALDAPSRVPDGAFVSSAFQAVTFRPVTTRRRVELESRPALLGRQEDPARLNFNLFLPQGQSPRAAALGQSWQSLPPEGRVQAALNYLRQGGFTYTLSPPTLPAQDRIDAFLFTSRTGFCEHYAGAFAFLMRAAGLSARVVGGYQGGELNPQGDYLIVRQRDAHAWTEVWLPGQGWVRVDPTAAIAPARVQAGLQTALTRPNATAPLAPSTLGRLRLRLDALQNRWNELVVDYDGERQAGLLARAGLGGVGQPAYLLLLPAVVALTLLPALALLRRRAAPADPAARALHDLGARLGEPRAPGETAAAYVARLGAQWPDQAAALGEVLRAYHAARYAPGDPAAALRTLRAAARRVRPGGRVTVGRRRVP; this is translated from the coding sequence TTGAAAGGCCCCGTTGTGGCGGCGCCCCCCCTGACCCTGCGGCCCACCGGCTTCGGCGTGGCCTTTTTGCTGCTGATTCTGCTCACCCTGGTGGGCTGCGTGAACTACGGTCTGAGCCTGGGCTACGGCCTGACCTTTCTGCTGGGCGGCGTGTGGGTCATGACCGCCACCCAGGCCCTGCGCGCGGCGCGCGGCGCCGTGGTGACCCTGCGGCCGCCGCCCGGTGCGATCGCCGGGGGCGAGGCCCTGGTGCAAGTGGCGCTCAGCGGCGGGGGCGACGGCGCCCTGGGCCTGACCCTGCGGGGCGGCCCGCGCCCGGTGACTGGAACGTGGCCGCTGGTGGGGGGCCCGCTGGAGGCCACCCTGGCCCTGCCCGTGACGCACCGGGGCCCGCTGACCCTGACGGCCACGCCGCAGGTGTATGACCGCCTGGGGCTGTGGCGGGTGCCACTGCCTGCCCCCGAATCCCTCACCCTGCTGGTGCACCCCGCGCCCGAGGTGGGCGCCCCGCCCGCCCCGGCGCGCACCCTGCCCGGCGCGGGCGAGGGCGCCGGCCGCACCCGGGGCGACGAGGACTTTGCAGGGCTGCGGCCCTACGCCCCCGGCGACTCGCCCCGGCAGGTGTCGTGGCGGCATGTGGCGCGCACCGGCGCCCTGCTGACCCGCGAAACCGACGCCCCGCAGGGCCGCGCCCGCCTGCTGGACTGGGCCGATACGGCCGGGCCCCCGGAAGCCCGGCTCTCGCGCCTGAGCGCCTGGGTCACTGAACTGGGACGCGCGGGCGTGCCCTTTGCCCTGCACCTGCCCGGCGCGCAGCTGCCGGTGGGCCAGGGCGAGGCCCACGCGCTGGCCGCGCAGCGTACCCTGGCCCTGCACGCCCCGCTGCCCAGCCAGGAGACGGCCAGGGCGGCCCCCACCCCCGAAGCGCCCAACCCGGCCGCCCTGCGCGGCACGCTGCTGGCGCTGGCGGTCACCCTGGCCCCCACCGCCCTGCGCGCGCCGGTGTGGCTCAGCGCGGTGGTGGCGGCGCTGCTGGTGCATGCCCTGTGGCGCACCCACGCGGGCCCGGCCGCCCCCCGGCCGCCCCTGCCCACGTGGCTGCTGGGCCTGCTGGCGGTGGCGGGGGGCGCCGCGCTGAACGCCGTTTACGGCACCCTGCTGGGCCGCGACGCGGGCACGGCCTTTCTGGCGCTGCTGCTGGCCCTCAAGGTGGCCGAGAGCCGCAACCGCCGCGACGGCCAATTGCTGGTGCTGCTGGGCCTGTTTACCACCAGCACCCACTACTTTTTCAGCCAGGGCCCCCTGACCGCCGCGCACACGGTGCTGGCCTCGGCGCTGCTGCTGGCCGCTGCCCCCGCGTGGCGCGCGCCGGGGGCGGCGCCGGGCCGCTTTGGGCTGGACCGCCCCGCCCTGGGCCGCGCCGTGACCCTGCTGGGGCTGGCCGCGCCGCTGGCCCTGGCGCTGTTCGTGCTGTTCCCGCGCCCGGCCGCGCCGCTGTGGCAGCTGCCGGTGCAGGGGCAGGCGATCTCGGGCCTGTCGAGCGAAATTCGCGCCGGGGAATTCAGCAACCTCGCCCAGAGTGACGCCGTGGCCTTCCGCGCCGAGTTCCAGGGCGAGGTGCCTGCGCAAAACAGCCTGTACTGGCGCGGCCCCGTCTACGAAGCCTACGACGGCCAGACGTGGCGGCAGGTGCGCGGCAGCCGGGTCAGCCCCAGCGTGGAGGCCACAGGCCAGGGGCAGCGCTACACCCTGACCCTGGAACCCAGCGGTACGCCGTGGCTGCTGGCGCTGGACGCCCCCAGCCGCGTGCCGGACGGGGCCTTTGTGTCCAGTGCCTTTCAGGCCGTGACCTTTCGCCCGGTGACCACCCGGCGGCGGGTGGAACTGGAAAGCCGCCCGGCGCTGCTGGGCCGCCAGGAGGACCCCGCACGGCTGAATTTCAACCTCTTCCTGCCGCAGGGCCAGAGCCCGCGTGCGGCGGCGCTGGGGCAGTCCTGGCAGAGTCTGCCCCCCGAAGGCCGGGTGCAGGCGGCCCTGAATTATCTGCGCCAGGGGGGCTTTACCTACACCCTCTCGCCGCCCACGCTGCCGGCCCAGGACCGCATTGACGCTTTCCTGTTCACCAGCCGCACCGGCTTTTGCGAGCACTACGCCGGGGCCTTTGCCTTTCTGATGCGCGCCGCTGGCCTGAGTGCGCGGGTGGTGGGCGGCTACCAGGGCGGCGAACTGAACCCCCAGGGTGACTACCTGATCGTGCGCCAGCGCGACGCCCACGCCTGGACCGAGGTGTGGTTGCCGGGCCAGGGCTGGGTGCGGGTGGACCCCACCGCCGCCATTGCCCCGGCGCGCGTGCAGGCCGGGCTGCAAACTGCCCTGACCCGCCCGAACGCCACCGCGCCGCTGGCCCCCAGCACCCTGGGCCGGCTGCGCCTGCGCCTGGACGCCCTGCAAAACCGCTGGAACGAACTGGTCGTGGACTACGACGGCGAGCGGCAAGCGGGGCTGCTGGCCCGCGCGGGTCTGGGTGGGGTGGGCCAGCCTGCCTACCTGCTGCTGCTGCCGGCGGTGGTGGCCCTGACCCTGCTGCCAGCCCTGGCCCTGCTGCGCCGCCGCGCCGCGCCCGCAGACCCGGCGGCCCGCGCCCTGCACGACCTGGGCGCGCGCCTGGGGGAACCGCGCGCCCCAGGGGAGACAGCCGCCGCCTACGTGGCCCGCCTGGGGGCCCAGTGGCCGGACCAAGCAGCGGCGCTGGGCGAGGTGCTCCGGGCCTACCACGCCGCGCGCTACGCCCCAGGTGATCCGGCAGCTGCGCTGCGCACGCTCCGCGCGGCGGCCCGGCGGGTGCGCCCCGGGGGCCGAGTCACCGTTGGGCGGCGCCGCGTCCCGTAG
- a CDS encoding AAA family ATPase yields the protein MTTLPLTPPAHASHAAALQAAVTQLEGVILGKSTQIRLALTCLLARGHLLIEDQPGVGKTTLAQALARTCGLYFRRVQFTADLLPADLTGVSVWDAPSASFRFIEGPVFSELLLADEINRATPRTQGALLEAMEERQVSEGGVTRPLPQPFFVIATQNPAAFVGTSPLPEAQLDRFLMTVTLGYPDVRAERLLLETGGRSLSVRDLPAVLSAPVLLAMQAEVDRVHAAAPLLDYLQVLARATREHPALAGGLSPRGLLALLAAARGWAYLAGRSMVLPEDVQAVFVPLAAHRLSLRDPATPLPGLLERLLADTPIP from the coding sequence ATGACCACCCTGCCGCTGACCCCACCTGCGCACGCCAGCCACGCGGCGGCGTTGCAGGCGGCGGTGACCCAACTGGAAGGCGTGATTCTGGGCAAAAGCACCCAGATTCGCCTCGCGCTGACCTGCCTGCTGGCGCGCGGACACCTGCTGATCGAAGACCAGCCCGGGGTGGGCAAGACCACGCTGGCCCAGGCGCTGGCCAGGACCTGCGGCCTGTACTTTCGCCGCGTGCAGTTCACGGCCGACCTGCTGCCCGCCGACCTCACGGGCGTCTCGGTGTGGGACGCGCCCAGTGCGTCCTTCCGCTTTATCGAGGGCCCGGTGTTCAGCGAACTGCTGCTGGCCGACGAGATCAACCGTGCCACCCCCCGCACCCAGGGCGCGCTGCTGGAGGCCATGGAAGAGCGGCAGGTCTCCGAAGGCGGCGTGACCCGGCCCCTGCCGCAGCCCTTTTTTGTGATTGCCACCCAGAACCCGGCCGCGTTCGTGGGCACCAGCCCCCTGCCCGAAGCGCAGCTGGACCGCTTTCTGATGACCGTCACCCTGGGCTACCCCGACGTGCGCGCCGAGCGCCTGCTGCTGGAAACCGGCGGGCGCAGCCTCTCGGTGCGCGACCTGCCTGCCGTGCTGAGCGCGCCCGTGCTGCTGGCCATGCAGGCCGAGGTGGACCGGGTGCATGCGGCGGCCCCGCTGCTGGACTACCTGCAGGTGCTGGCCCGCGCCACCCGTGAGCACCCCGCCCTGGCCGGCGGCCTGAGCCCACGCGGTCTGCTGGCGCTGCTGGCGGCGGCCAGAGGCTGGGCGTATCTGGCCGGGCGCAGCATGGTGCTGCCCGAGGACGTGCAGGCGGTCTTTGTGCCGCTGGCCGCCCACCGCCTGAGCCTGCGCGACCCCGCCACGCCGCTGCCGGGCCTGCTGGAGCGGCTGCTGGCCGACACGCCCATTCCTTGA